In a single window of the Biomphalaria glabrata chromosome 5, xgBioGlab47.1, whole genome shotgun sequence genome:
- the LOC106075323 gene encoding uncharacterized protein LOC106075323 produces the protein MTLTDVLQAIFTDRSTSEFMEKSPESTMCELVTSAITQAAREGRLTHGLNDCVDALSRKPNDVVICILPVDTTSSHVNLDIQMLLIESVCVEYDILILKVDINEIHSELSHCTDLAQVGMATLMNRNENVPSELDCFLIQHGDDGLSFSEKKLLSMFHNVWSDSSEIKDFEDLPG, from the exons ATGACCCTCACAGACGTACTGCAAGCTATTTTCAcggatagatctacatctgaATTTATGGAAAA ATCACCAGAGTCGACCATGTGTGAACTTGTGACCAGCGCTATAACTCAGGCTGCTCGCGAGGGCCGACTGACGCATGGACTTAATGACTGCGTCGACGCACTTAGCAG AAAGCCAAATGATGTTGTGATATGTATCTTGCCTGTTGATACCACATCTAGTCATGTCAACTTGGACATTCAAATGTTGCTCATAGAATCAGTTTGTGTGGAATATGATATTCTCATTTTGAAG GTGGACATCAATGAGATTCACTCAGAACTCAGTCACTGTACTGACCTGGCTCAGGTTGGGATGGCTACTTTAATGAACAGAAATGAGAATGTTCCCTCAGAGCTTGACTGCTTTTTGATTCAG CATGGAGATGATGGCCTCAGTTTTAGTGAGAAAAAACTTCTTTCAATGTTTCATAATGTTTGGAGTGACAGCTCAGAGATCAAAGACTTTGAAGATTTACCTGGTTGA